Within Amedibacterium intestinale, the genomic segment ACAAGAACATAAAAATCCATTTCTACAGGGAACATACGATTATATTGACAGTGTTTCCTCTGCGACGAATGTAAAAGTGATTCTTGAAATGATGGGTATAGGAATTCTTTTAACCATTATATCAGGGGGAACTGCTTTGATTTTTATTATGAGGTATGATCCATTGAAAATATTAAATAGCAGAGATTAGGAGGATCCATATGTGTGTATTGGAATTAAATAATGTTTCATATTCGTATGAGAAAAAGAGTAAAGAGGTTTTAAAAGATATTTCCTTTCAATTTGAAAAAGGAAAAGTATATGCGATTACAGGAAAATCAGGCAGAGGAAAAACAACGTTGTTATCATTGTTATCTGGACTAGCTAGCCCAACAAAAGGGAAGATTTTACTTGATGGTAAAGATATTTCTGGTCTTGATCACTATAGATATAGAAGTCATGATATTGGTGTTATTTTTCAAAGCTTTAATCTGCTGCCAAAATTAACTGCAATTGAAAATGTAATCCTTTCTATGGATATTTCGGGAAAAAAGTACAATAATAAAAAGAAAACAGCAATGGAACTACTTGAAAAAGTATCTATTGGAGAAGAAGAATCTAATCGTCGTATTTTAAAATTATCCGGTGGGCAACAGCAGCGTGTCGCTATTGCAAGAGCTCTTTCCTGTAATCCAGCTATTCTTTTGGCAGATGAACCAACAGGAAATTTAGACTCTGAAACACAAAAAGATATAATGCAAATATTTTTAGAATTGGCACATAAAGAAAACTGCTGTGTGATTATCGTAACACATTCCAATGAAGTTGCTGAAAGCGCAGATGTTGTTTATAAATTATAGTCTTGGTTATAAAATTTTATATCATATTTGCAATTGTCCGTATAAATAGTATGTTTTCAGGCGTGTTGAAATATAAAAAATTATTTTATCATGAACGTACCACAATTGAATGAGCTTTGATATGGCACTAAATGGAATATGGGAGATAGCACAAAACATCTGTGCATCTCCCTTTTTTCATTCAAGGAATATGATTGTTTCACTCTGATTTTAGTAATGAGGAATCCTTTATCCTTTGCAGCCAGGGGATGAATTATGCAAGTTTACAACAGCATTGTTCATACCCTTCATGGTATTTTAATTTGCGTTTTAGAAAAAGGATTAGAAAAAAGCCCGTACAAATGATATATTTTGTACGAACTTTATTTTTATCTTTTATCATCCTATCTTTTGTTGGACGCAGAGCCCTTTTTTTCTTCCTGTTCTTTGTGGATACGTTTTTTTGCCTCCTCGACAGACTCGCCTTCTTTTGTTAAATACTGGTCTACAAACTTATCTTCTATTTTTAAATATCCGCTTACAACGGTGTCACTTACTTTTTGAAATCCAGAAGTAACTTTTTCTGCGATTTTTTCATTTGCTTTTATAATTTTTGATTTTGCCATATTGATTTTCCTTTCTATACTTACATTTTTTTAACATTGAAACACCCAAAAACAAGACAAAGAAACAGACAAATGCACCTGTTAACCTATTTATAATATCTGCACTTGACATTTCTCCAAAAGTTGCAATCATGGAACGCTGTAAATTCAAAACAGATACAGCAACTTCTGCATAACTGATATTAAGAATAACTGTTAAAAATGGCGAATGACTTTCTTTTTGCTTTACTGCTTTCACAATAGCTGTTGTGATTTTTGTAAAAGTATAGGTAGCTATTGTAATCATTGTAATCTCATTATATTTTGTTACTATATTCTGCGACATACTGATATAAATGATAGCAATTAAAATCAAGCTTAACATCATTAAAAGTATCCCCGATATTTTCATAACAAAATATTCTGTGTCTAGAAAATATACCGTCCTATTCTGATAACTGCATAATACCGCAGAAAATCTAGTAACTGCCAAAATTGTATAATAGACAAACATAACAAGAAACCACAGAGATAATGTACGAATGCCTAGTATTCCATGATATAATGCATAGAAAAGATTTATAATCAAGGAAAACATAGCTGAAATAACAATTCTATGGCTAGATTTGTTAATGAAATAATGTCGGATTTTAGCTTTTTTACTTATATCAAAAAAAGACAGACTGATTATTTTCATTATTTAATTCCTTTCGTTACTGGAATGAGTAGTATTAAGATAATAATGCCTATAAAACCGATTATGATTCCTTGTACCATATTTCCCCAAACCATGCTGAAACACATTCCAACGCCTAGAGTCAATGTGCCGATTACGCCAATAATAACTGTAACCACCAGTTTCATTGATATGTGGATAGGCTGTTTGTGTTCCATTCTTCTCCATATAATTAGTGTCATTAACAGAAGAACCAGTCCAAGACAACCAAAAACAATTCCTGGCTTAAATGCATCCCATTCAGGAATAAGTGCCATACACATTCCTAATGCAAACAGCATTAAGCTTACAGTTCCTAGTACCATTGCTGCAAAACTACTTTTTTTCATTGAGATTACCTCCAATCTTAGATTAAATCAACAGTTGTTGTCTTAATGCGCTTATATTATAATGTACTTAGGAATGTGAGAACAATCATCAATTCTTGTGGAAATGTTGAGATAAAGGAGTTATTTATGAACACACCAAATAACAAACGAAGAAAAGAGTCTATCGAGAAAATTGAAAAAGTATTTCTTGACCTGCTTCAAATAAAAGAATTGGATAAAATCAGTGTATCAGATATTTGTAAAAAGGCAGGTCTGAATCGTACTACTTTTTACGCAAATTATATGGATATATACGCACTGGCAGATTCTATACGAGATAAGTTAGAACAAAATATGATGGAACTGTATAAAGAAGAAAGAACGGTTGGTTTTAACAGTAATAATTATTTAAAGCTATTTCAGCATATTAAAGAAAATCAAATTTTTTATCGAACTTATTTTAAACTAGGGTATGACAATCAATATAAAATAATCACATATGATAGACAGCAGGCCGAAGAACATTTTCAAGGGAAATTCATTGAATATCATATGGAATTTTTTAAAAGTGGTATAAATCAGATTATTAAAATGTGGCTAAACAATGGTTGTCAAGAAAGCCCAGAAGATATGTTTGAAATCATTAAAAGTGAATACCGAGGAAGATAATAGCTATATTAAGAAGATGCTATTCAATAACAAGGAATGCATATTAAATTGTTATTGTCACAGAGATTACTCTAGAAAATCAGATATAAAGATAGAATATTGTAATTCATTAGAAAAGCAGTATACTGTAATCGTTATTAAAATATAAAAAAAACCAGAAGCTTACTACCTCTGGTTTATGAATCTTATTCAATCATAATAGTTTTTCTTTCAGGAACTTTTTCAACTTCTTTAGGGAATGTAATCTTTAATTCTCCATTGTCATAGCTTGCGCGGATATCTTCTTCTTTAATGTTTTCTCCAACATAGAAACTACGTGAGAAACTGCCACTGTAACGTTCCTGACGAATGATATTTCCTTTGTTGTCTTTTTCTTCCTGTGTGCTATTTCGAGCAGCACTGATATTTAAATATCCATCATTTAATTCTAGGTGAATATCTTCCTTACGACATCCAGGAAGCTCCATGTCTAATAAATAATTTCCATCTTTTTCTGTGATATCTGTTTTCATACACATATCATTACTGCTTGTAAAGAATGGTGAACGGAACATATCATCAAATGCATCTTCAAAAAAACTGTTGCTTCTAGGATAGAATTTCATACTTATCGCCTCTACTTTCTACTTTCCTCGCGGTTGTTGTTTCAAGCAGCCGTTAACTTTATGAAATCCATTTCCATCAGGTATCCCCTGATTACATTTACTATTATAATCTTATTTTTAGCACTGTCAATAGTAGAGTGCTAAAAATAAAATTTTTTTTAGGAGGACTTCTATGATCTTGTTTGTAAGCGGCCGCTGTGATATTCCAGCCTTTTATACACCATGGTTTTTTCAACGATTAAAGGAAGGGTATGTCGATGTTAGAAACCCTTATGACCCTCATCAGATCAGCCGTATCTTTTTAGATGAGAAAAATATTGATGCAATCTTATTTTGTACCAAAAATCCACTTCCTATGCTTTCACGTTTAGATGAAATTCCATTTCCATTTCTTTTTCATATTACGTTAACAGCATACCACAAAGATATTGAAAGACATGTGCCGGATAAAACCAAAATCATAGAGGGAATAAAAAAACTCTCAGAGAAGATTGGGAAAGATAAAGTGATTGTTCGCTATGATCCTATTTTATTAAGTGAACATTATACAATTGCTTATCATATCAAGGCATTTGAAAAATTGTGCAGCGAATTACAGGGGTATATCGATCATGTGATTATTTCTTTTGTAGATATGTATAAAAATACAAAGAAACATGCAGATGTTATGAAGCTAAAAGAAATAAAACTAGATGATATGCATACATTAGGCAAGCATTTAGGTAAGATTGGTAAACGGTATCACATACCTGTAAAAACATGTGCAGAAGAAGTTGATTTATCTGCATATGGAATAGAAAAAGGGTTATGTATAGATAAAGAAAAGATGGAGAAATTAGTAGGATATCGTTTACGTGATGGAAAGGGTGTACGCAAAGAGTGTGGCTGTATGGAAACGGTAGATATAGGAGATTATAATTGCTGTGGACATGAGTGTTTATATTGTTATGCAAATTATAATGACAAGACAATTACACAGCGAATAAAACTACATGATCCATATAGTTCTGTATTGATAGGTCATATTGAGGATACGGATCGCATAACGATTCGTAAAGATAAAAAAATTCATCAGTTGAAGCTTCTTTAAGTTCTATTCTTTTTTTCTTTTACATACAGTTAGAAGGAAGGAGGAAATATATGGAAGATTCTATAAGTAATCCACTGCGATTTGAAACAAATCCTTATCATAATGTTGTGATAAAGGATCGTAAAATTATGGAGCTTACAGGAGTAAAACAGATTGATAGTTTTGATTCCAGTGAATTTTTAATGGAAACAGCACAGGGATGGATGCTGGTGCAGGGAAAGGATCTAACACTTGGAAAACTAGATACAGAACGTGGCGATGTAGTAATTAAAGGACTTATCGAAAATCTTTCTTATGTATCAAATAAAAAAGGTTCTCCAAAAGAATCTTTTATGTCTAAAATATTTAAATAATGCTTTTACCTCAACAGATACAGGGGATTTTATATTTTCTTTTGGCAGGATGGGGATATGGGTTTATCTATAGTTTTATAACGGTTTTTGTGAAAGGGAATAGACTTTCTTTTTTAAAGGGGTGTATTGTTGTTTTCTATCATCTTCTTTTTACATCTTTTCTGTTTTGGGGACTGTTTCTTGTGAATGGGGGAAGGTTCAGTCTGTATTTTCCACTCTTTTTTGTTGCTGGTTTACTTATATATTACATGTTATATATGCCATTCTTTTTTAAAGTGGCGTATGATTGCAGGTATAAAATGGTAACAATTCTTAAGAAAGTAAACCTTGTAAAATCTAGAATAGTTGCTATAATAGAGTTGCGTAAAAAAGCAAGAAGGAGGAGAAAAGATGCCAGAAAACAACGGAAATGTCGTAAAAAGAAAAAAGAAGAAAAAACATCCTATTCGCTCTTTCTTTAGTCTTCTTGTTATTTTTGTATCTTGCTTTTTGATTTATATGGCAGGAGAAGATTTTGTGACAACATTAAAATTGAAAAAAGAAATTTCAAATTCAGAAAGTATGATCAATGATTTAGAGAATCAGCAAAATGATTTGAAAGAGAAGAAAAAGAAATTAGAAGATCCTAACTATGTTGTTCGTTATTCTCGCGGAAAATATATGCTTAGTAAGCCTGGGGAACAGATTTTTAAGTTGCCATCTAAAAATGAAAATGATAACGATTAGTCTCATGGAGAATAGTCTATGAGATTTTTATTTGCAAGATAAAAATGGTTCATGCACACAATGCATGAACCATTTCACTTATTTAACTTTCTTTTTTAAAAATAACAAGGAATCAAGAAAAATATGTTCTTTGTGATATTGTAAAAAAAGCTTTCTTTCTTTTGTTAGATATTGTTCAGGAAGACGATAGTTTTTTTGGATGGCATAGGAGGTGTTTAAATCTTCTTTTTCTAATAATTGTTTAGAAAGAAGGATATATCCGTTTTCATCGAAAGTAAAATATCCCTGGTCAAATAAGTAGTCATGATTTCTACATAACAAAAGTCCATTATTGTGGTCAATTGCTTCATAAATATGTGCACAATCTCTAAAAGGCTTGATATGGGATGCAATTAACATATGAGGGATATTGATAGCACATAATGGGCAGGCGTGGTCAAATTCATGAAATAGAGTATCTTTATAAAAAGCCTGCAGTGCCTTTGTTTCATCCCTGTCATGAGGAATCCCTTTTCTAGGTATGATGTTTAAGATGGTATCTTTCCATTGATAATCAATCATTTTTAACTTTGTGTTTTTATAATCAATACGTAAATCTTCATGTGCTACGATGCTTGCGGCAAATAAAGCTGTTACAGTTGTGGAAATAAGTGGAGGAGTACTTGTATCATATTCGTTTAAAATGTCTCTTATATAGCTTAATAATTTGGGTTGAAAGCAAACTCCGTTTTGTGTGTGTTCGAAAAGTTCTGTCTGCAAGAATAGATGAACGATTTCTGAAGAAATACGATTTTGCAGTTCTTCTATCGTGACTGGCAAATTCTGTACGGCTTGTTCCTTATAAAAACTATATACTGCAGGATCCAGAATAAAGGTTTCCATTAAAGAAAGGGCCTCTAGAGAGGAATTTTGATTGCTTTTCGCATAGATGGTTGGTGCAGGATTTAAATCAATTCCATTTTTTCCTTCTTTTAACACTTGTTTCTCATATAAGAAATCAACTCCTTCTTTTACTTGTGAAAGTTTATAACCCGCATAGTCATTCACTAATTCTTCATATACACGCAAAGGGGTATCATGCAGGGTAACGCCCTGCAGTTCAATTTGATCTAAAACGGTTAGTATTTTTTTGAATATAGTTTTTCT encodes:
- a CDS encoding ABC transporter ATP-binding protein; the encoded protein is MCVLELNNVSYSYEKKSKEVLKDISFQFEKGKVYAITGKSGRGKTTLLSLLSGLASPTKGKILLDGKDISGLDHYRYRSHDIGVIFQSFNLLPKLTAIENVILSMDISGKKYNNKKKTAMELLEKVSIGEEESNRRILKLSGGQQQRVAIARALSCNPAILLADEPTGNLDSETQKDIMQIFLELAHKENCCVIIVTHSNEVAESADVVYKL
- a CDS encoding TetR/AcrR family transcriptional regulator; protein product: MNTPNNKRRKESIEKIEKVFLDLLQIKELDKISVSDICKKAGLNRTTFYANYMDIYALADSIRDKLEQNMMELYKEERTVGFNSNNYLKLFQHIKENQIFYRTYFKLGYDNQYKIITYDRQQAEEHFQGKFIEYHMEFFKSGINQIIKMWLNNGCQESPEDMFEIIKSEYRGR
- a CDS encoding Hsp20/alpha crystallin family protein, whose amino-acid sequence is MKFYPRSNSFFEDAFDDMFRSPFFTSSNDMCMKTDITEKDGNYLLDMELPGCRKEDIHLELNDGYLNISAARNSTQEEKDNKGNIIRQERYSGSFSRSFYVGENIKEEDIRASYDNGELKITFPKEVEKVPERKTIMIE
- a CDS encoding DUF1848 domain-containing protein; its protein translation is MILFVSGRCDIPAFYTPWFFQRLKEGYVDVRNPYDPHQISRIFLDEKNIDAILFCTKNPLPMLSRLDEIPFPFLFHITLTAYHKDIERHVPDKTKIIEGIKKLSEKIGKDKVIVRYDPILLSEHYTIAYHIKAFEKLCSELQGYIDHVIISFVDMYKNTKKHADVMKLKEIKLDDMHTLGKHLGKIGKRYHIPVKTCAEEVDLSAYGIEKGLCIDKEKMEKLVGYRLRDGKGVRKECGCMETVDIGDYNCCGHECLYCYANYNDKTITQRIKLHDPYSSVLIGHIEDTDRITIRKDKKIHQLKLL
- the yabP gene encoding sporulation protein YabP, yielding MEDSISNPLRFETNPYHNVVIKDRKIMELTGVKQIDSFDSSEFLMETAQGWMLVQGKDLTLGKLDTERGDVVIKGLIENLSYVSNKKGSPKESFMSKIFK
- the yabQ gene encoding spore cortex biosynthesis protein YabQ, with the translated sequence MLLPQQIQGILYFLLAGWGYGFIYSFITVFVKGNRLSFLKGCIVVFYHLLFTSFLFWGLFLVNGGRFSLYFPLFFVAGLLIYYMLYMPFFFKVAYDCRYKMVTILKKVNLVKSRIVAIIELRKKARRRRKDARKQRKCRKKKKEEKTSYSLFL
- a CDS encoding septum formation initiator family protein, which codes for MPENNGNVVKRKKKKKHPIRSFFSLLVIFVSCFLIYMAGEDFVTTLKLKKEISNSESMINDLENQQNDLKEKKKKLEDPNYVVRYSRGKYMLSKPGEQIFKLPSKNENDND
- a CDS encoding HNH endonuclease, with product MRKTIFKKILTVLDQIELQGVTLHDTPLRVYEELVNDYAGYKLSQVKEGVDFLYEKQVLKEGKNGIDLNPAPTIYAKSNQNSSLEALSLMETFILDPAVYSFYKEQAVQNLPVTIEELQNRISSEIVHLFLQTELFEHTQNGVCFQPKLLSYIRDILNEYDTSTPPLISTTVTALFAASIVAHEDLRIDYKNTKLKMIDYQWKDTILNIIPRKGIPHDRDETKALQAFYKDTLFHEFDHACPLCAINIPHMLIASHIKPFRDCAHIYEAIDHNNGLLLCRNHDYLFDQGYFTFDENGYILLSKQLLEKEDLNTSYAIQKNYRLPEQYLTKERKLFLQYHKEHIFLDSLLFLKKKVK